A section of the Nitrospiria bacterium genome encodes:
- the surE gene encoding 5'/3'-nucleotidase SurE: MIILVSNDDGVHSPGLHLLAERLGALGEVYVVAPDRERTAASHALTLHKPLRVECLKERVYSVNGTPTDCVNLAVNHILPEKPALLASGINKGGNLGDDVTYSGTVSAAMEGILLGIPSFAVSLVAKKDFNFEGAADFSLKLGTQILKRGLPHYTLLNVNVPNLPSKEIQGVQMTSLGKRIYDEDLVIENIDPRGKHYYWIAGNQIRWEEGKETDNIAIDSNQISVTPVHLDLTHYDALPKLKAWLPDLNPS, encoded by the coding sequence TTGATTATCCTGGTTTCCAATGATGATGGTGTCCACTCCCCCGGTTTACACCTCCTTGCGGAACGGTTAGGCGCACTTGGAGAGGTATACGTGGTTGCTCCCGACCGGGAGCGAACCGCCGCCAGCCATGCCCTTACGCTCCATAAACCCCTCCGCGTCGAATGTTTAAAAGAACGGGTGTACAGTGTGAATGGAACCCCCACTGACTGCGTTAACCTGGCCGTGAACCATATATTACCGGAAAAACCGGCTCTTCTGGCCTCGGGGATCAATAAGGGCGGAAATTTAGGTGATGATGTCACCTACTCGGGAACAGTTTCCGCTGCCATGGAAGGCATTCTGTTGGGAATTCCCTCCTTTGCCGTTTCCTTAGTCGCCAAAAAAGATTTTAATTTTGAAGGGGCGGCCGACTTTTCGTTAAAACTGGGGACTCAAATCCTAAAAAGAGGGCTTCCCCATTACACCCTTTTAAATGTCAATGTACCCAATCTCCCTTCCAAAGAAATTCAAGGAGTTCAAATGACTTCTTTGGGAAAAAGGATTTATGATGAAGATCTGGTCATCGAAAATATCGATCCCCGCGGAAAACATTACTATTGGATTGCCGGAAACCAAATCCGATGGGAAGAAGGGAAAGAAACCGACAACATTGCCATTGATTCCAATCAAATATCGGTCACGCCGGTCCACCTGGATCTGACCCATTATGACGCCTTACCGAAACTCAAAGCGTGGTTACCCGATCTAAATCCATCGTAA
- a CDS encoding class I tRNA ligase family protein, protein MIKIFNTIKGKKEVFQPRQKGHVGIYVCGVTVYDKCHLGHARSAIVFDMIRRYFEFKGEQVTYVKNYTDVDDKIINRAQEEGRPWKDIAAKYIKEYENDMKRLGVLPPQQEPKATEHIEEMKTIISKLMEKNTAYAVDGDVFFAVNQFPEYGKLSKRNLEEMMAGARVEVDSRKRNPLDFALWKSSKP, encoded by the coding sequence ATGATTAAAATTTTCAACACAATCAAAGGGAAAAAAGAGGTCTTCCAGCCACGGCAAAAAGGCCACGTTGGAATCTATGTGTGCGGTGTAACCGTTTACGACAAATGCCACCTGGGCCATGCCCGCTCCGCCATCGTCTTTGATATGATCCGCCGTTATTTCGAATTTAAAGGCGAGCAAGTCACTTATGTCAAAAATTATACCGATGTGGATGACAAAATTATTAACCGCGCACAAGAAGAAGGTCGTCCCTGGAAAGACATTGCGGCCAAATACATCAAAGAATATGAAAACGATATGAAACGGCTGGGGGTATTACCCCCTCAGCAGGAGCCCAAGGCAACGGAACATATCGAAGAGATGAAAACCATCATCTCTAAACTGATGGAAAAAAATACAGCTTATGCCGTAGACGGCGATGTGTTTTTCGCGGTAAATCAATTCCCCGAATATGGAAAACTCTCCAAGCGAAACTTGGAAGAAATGATGGCCGGGGCACGGGTTGAAGTGGACAGCCGAAAGCGAAACCCATTAGATTTCGCCCTTTGGAAATCCTCCAAACC
- a CDS encoding protein-L-isoaspartate(D-aspartate) O-methyltransferase: MDAYDRARKKMVEEQLISRGIKDPRVLEAMGKVPRHLFVEEALWERAYGDHALPIGEKQTISQPLMVALMTEALSLKGTEKVLEIGTGSGYQTAVLAEISAKVYSIERIKSLALRARDLLDKLQYQNVVIKQFDGTYGWKECSPFDAILVTAGSPDIPQVLVDQLADGGRLIIPVGDRKSQTLKKVIKTRAGLITSSHTPCVFVPLIGTYGWKVETDNGG, from the coding sequence TTGGACGCTTACGATCGCGCAAGAAAAAAAATGGTTGAGGAACAACTCATCAGCAGGGGGATTAAAGATCCCCGTGTTCTAGAGGCCATGGGCAAAGTTCCTCGTCATCTTTTTGTCGAAGAGGCCCTTTGGGAACGGGCCTATGGAGACCATGCGCTCCCCATCGGTGAAAAACAAACCATCTCCCAGCCCCTGATGGTCGCACTGATGACCGAAGCCCTTTCGTTGAAAGGAACCGAAAAGGTCTTGGAAATCGGCACCGGATCAGGATATCAAACCGCAGTTCTCGCTGAAATTTCAGCGAAAGTCTATTCCATTGAACGGATCAAAAGCTTGGCACTTCGTGCCCGGGATCTTTTGGACAAACTTCAATATCAAAATGTGGTCATTAAACAATTCGACGGAACATACGGGTGGAAAGAATGCTCCCCTTTTGATGCCATATTAGTCACAGCAGGGTCTCCAGACATTCCCCAAGTTCTTGTGGACCAACTGGCTGACGGAGGTCGGTTGATCATTCCCGTGGGTGACCGGAAATCTCAAACCTTAAAAAAAGTCATAAAAACCCGTGCAGGACTGATAACCTCATCTCATACCCCCTGCGTCTTCGTACCCCTAATTGGAACCTATGGATGGAAGGTAGAAACCGATAACGGGGGTTAA